The bacterium genome segment CTGCAGAGATAATACATGCAGCTGCACGAAGCGAGAATATTACAGTGGTTTTTGTAAATAATGCTGTCTATGGAATGACCAAAGGACAAATGGCGCCTACCACCTTGCTCGGACAGTCAACTACCACAACAAAAAAAGGTAGGACAGTAGAGTCGAGCGGGTACCCTATAAAGGTTTGTGAAATGCTTGCAACACTTGAAGGAGTTACTTATCTTGAAAGAACCACTATCTCTTCTATCCCAGAAATTATCAAAACAAAGAGAGCTATCAAAAAAGCATTTACTTATCAGATAGAAGGTAGAGGGTTTTCAATGGTAGAGGTGCTTGCTAATTGTCCTACTAACTGGAAAATGTCAGTTTCTCAATCTTTTGAATGGATTGAGAAAGCTATGTCGGCTATTTTTCCACCAGGTGTTTATAAAGATAAAGGAATTTCTGAAGGTGTTATAGACAAATAAGATGGAGGGAAGAAAGGTATTTAAATGATATTTTTACCATTATCAATAATGTTTATATTCATATTGCTTTTACCTCTCTTTTTTTTCCTTTTACAGATAGAATTTTTTAGAATCGCTTTAAGTAAATTAGGTCTTTCTCCACAATCCGCTCTTCTTATCTTTTTTTTATCATTAATTGGTAGTTTAATAAATATTCCTATATACACAAGGGAAGCTACTATTTTCTATCCCGAAAATGTTCCTTTCAGTATGTTTGGAAATTTTGGTTTTCAGGGTTCTAAAGTAACAAAGCAGACAATATCTATTAATTTAGGTGGTTGCATTATCCCTATTCTACTCT includes the following:
- a CDS encoding thiamine pyrophosphate-dependent enzyme yields the protein MNTVYKKPKSLTANATIYCAGCGHGIIQRIIAEVIDELGVREKTIGIAPVGCAVLSYDYFNMDVTEAAHGRAPAVATGIKRSLPDRIVFTYQGDGDLAAIGTAEIIHAAARSENITVVFVNNAVYGMTKGQMAPTTLLGQSTTTTKKGRTVESSGYPIKVCEMLATLEGVTYLERTTISSIPEIIKTKRAIKKAFTYQIEGRGFSMVEVLANCPTNWKMSVSQSFEWIEKAMSAIFPPGVYKDKGISEGVIDK